The following proteins come from a genomic window of Corynebacterium falsenii:
- the gatB gene encoding Asp-tRNA(Asn)/Glu-tRNA(Gln) amidotransferase subunit GatB yields MTAPVYDYSDDVMDFDEVLERFEPVMGMEVHVELATKTKMFSTSSAHFGAEPNSHVDPCSLGLPGALPVVNKQGVEWAIKIGLALNCKIAPFSRFARKNYFYPDQPKNYQISQYDEPIAYDGYLDVVLEDGTEWRVEIERAHMEEDTGKLTHIGGATGRIHGATSSLVDCNRAGVPLIEIVTKPIEGAGERAPEVAKAYVSALRDLVKALGVSDARMDQGSMRVDSNLSLMPKGTTEYGTRTETKNINSLKSVEQAVRFEMQRQAACLVNDVEIVQETRHYQEADGTTSKGRPKETMADYRYFNDPDLPAVLAPEEWVEEIRATLPEMPWIRRARIQKEWDLKDEEMRDLVNAGALDLIVETVEAGASPAEARSWWVAYLAQKANQEGVDLEGLSITPQQVARVAELVSEGKLTNKLARQAVDGVLAGEGDVDKVVADRGLEVVRDDGAIEKAVDDALAANPDIVEKYRAGNKKVTGAIVGAVMKATKGKADPAQVNQLIAKKLS; encoded by the coding sequence ATGACTGCCCCAGTGTATGACTACTCGGATGATGTAATGGACTTCGACGAAGTGCTGGAGCGCTTCGAGCCCGTCATGGGCATGGAGGTCCACGTGGAGTTGGCCACGAAGACCAAGATGTTCTCCACGTCCTCTGCGCACTTCGGCGCGGAGCCGAACTCGCACGTTGATCCCTGCAGCCTGGGGCTGCCCGGTGCCCTTCCCGTGGTGAACAAGCAGGGCGTGGAGTGGGCCATCAAGATCGGACTGGCGCTGAACTGCAAGATCGCTCCGTTCTCCCGCTTCGCCCGGAAGAACTACTTTTACCCGGATCAGCCGAAAAACTACCAGATCAGTCAGTACGACGAACCCATTGCGTACGACGGCTACCTGGACGTTGTCCTTGAGGACGGCACCGAGTGGCGCGTGGAGATCGAGCGCGCACACATGGAGGAGGACACGGGCAAGCTCACCCACATCGGTGGCGCTACGGGCCGCATCCACGGCGCCACCAGCTCCTTGGTGGACTGCAACCGCGCCGGTGTGCCGCTCATCGAGATCGTGACCAAGCCCATCGAGGGCGCTGGCGAGCGTGCACCGGAGGTGGCGAAAGCTTACGTGTCCGCCCTGCGTGACCTGGTCAAGGCCCTAGGCGTGTCCGATGCCCGCATGGACCAGGGGTCCATGCGCGTGGACTCCAACCTGTCTCTCATGCCCAAGGGCACCACCGAGTACGGCACCCGCACCGAGACGAAGAACATTAACTCGTTGAAGTCCGTGGAGCAGGCCGTGCGTTTCGAGATGCAGCGCCAGGCCGCCTGCCTCGTCAACGACGTGGAGATCGTCCAGGAAACCCGTCACTACCAGGAGGCAGACGGCACCACCTCCAAGGGGCGTCCCAAGGAGACCATGGCGGATTACCGCTACTTCAACGACCCGGACCTGCCCGCCGTGCTGGCGCCGGAGGAATGGGTGGAGGAGATCCGCGCGACCCTGCCGGAAATGCCGTGGATCCGCCGCGCCCGCATCCAGAAGGAATGGGACCTCAAGGATGAGGAGATGCGCGACCTCGTCAACGCTGGCGCGCTCGACCTCATCGTGGAGACCGTCGAGGCCGGCGCCTCGCCGGCCGAAGCCCGCTCGTGGTGGGTTGCCTACCTTGCGCAGAAGGCCAACCAGGAGGGCGTGGACCTCGAGGGTCTGAGCATCACCCCGCAGCAGGTCGCTCGCGTGGCCGAGCTGGTCAGCGAGGGCAAGCTCACCAACAAGCTGGCCCGCCAGGCCGTCGATGGTGTGCTCGCAGGTGAAGGCGATGTGGACAAGGTCGTCGCCGACCGCGGCCTCGAGGTCGTTCGTGATGACGGCGCCATCGAAAAGGCCGTGGACGATGCCCTCGCCGCCAACCCCGACATTGTGGAGAAGTACCGCGCGGGCAACAAGAAGGTCACCGGCGCCATCGTCGGCGCGGTCATGAAGGCCACCAAGGGCAAGGCCGATCCCGCCCAAGTCAACCAGCTCATCGCCAAAAAGCTGAGCTAA
- a CDS encoding bile acid:sodium symporter, whose protein sequence is MTAQDSTPTEDPTPNPDSTTDRQALIASLGFPLLVLLGGLIGFAAPSAVTSISSWVTPLLGVIMFGMGLTLKPHDFALVAKRPLPVIIGVVAQFVIMPLLALLVVVALDLPNEIAVGVILVGCSPGGTASNVVSYLARGDVALSVTMTSISTLLAPLITPALTLWLAGELMEVSVSAMALSIVKVVLVPVVAGLLVRLLLPSIVDVITPALPWISVIAISTIVAVVVGGSRDNIVKAGGIVLLAVILHNTLGYLLGYLTGRVTGQPVPVRRTMAVEVGMQNSGLASTLAMAHISPLAALPGAVFSVWHNLSGAMLAAACRLSDARAGKK, encoded by the coding sequence ATGACGGCTCAAGACTCCACCCCCACTGAAGACCCAACCCCAAACCCAGACTCCACCACAGACCGGCAGGCCCTCATCGCCTCGCTCGGCTTCCCCCTCCTTGTTCTCCTCGGCGGCCTCATCGGTTTCGCGGCCCCATCCGCCGTCACCTCGATCTCGTCGTGGGTGACCCCGCTGCTCGGCGTGATCATGTTCGGCATGGGCCTGACTCTCAAGCCCCACGACTTCGCCCTCGTTGCCAAGCGCCCCCTGCCGGTGATCATCGGCGTGGTCGCGCAGTTCGTCATCATGCCCCTGCTCGCGCTCCTTGTGGTTGTCGCGCTCGACCTGCCCAACGAGATCGCCGTGGGTGTGATCCTCGTGGGCTGTTCACCCGGCGGTACCGCATCGAATGTCGTGAGTTATTTGGCGCGTGGCGACGTCGCCCTATCCGTCACCATGACCTCCATCTCCACCCTGTTGGCGCCACTGATCACCCCGGCGCTGACCTTGTGGTTGGCCGGCGAGCTCATGGAGGTGTCGGTGTCCGCGATGGCACTGTCCATCGTCAAGGTGGTGCTCGTTCCGGTTGTCGCCGGCCTCCTGGTTCGGCTGTTGTTGCCCTCTATTGTCGACGTCATTACGCCCGCCCTGCCCTGGATATCCGTCATTGCCATCTCGACCATCGTGGCAGTGGTCGTGGGAGGATCGCGTGACAATATCGTCAAGGCCGGTGGCATTGTGCTGCTGGCGGTGATCCTGCACAACACCTTGGGCTACCTGCTGGGATACCTCACCGGCCGCGTGACCGGTCAGCCTGTGCCGGTCCGGCGCACGATGGCTGTGGAGGTCGGTATGCAGAACTCGGGTTTGGCCAGCACGTTGGCGATGGCGCACATCAGTCCGCTGGCGGCGTTGCCGGGCGCTGTGTTCTCGGTGTGGCACAACCTCTCCGGCGCGATGCTGGCGGCGGCGTGCCGGTTGTCGGACGCGAGGGCGGGAAAGAAGTAA
- a CDS encoding DUF4261 domain-containing protein: protein MATDNAANNSDDATNQQEQGGQQEQQWQLTPNSVDADLVNGPLLNVVLMEKLPQKEQIAEILRNSCGHRLGEIQDNPSGGVTCEIDGNHLISIMLTDTPPQDPENMYRLHPIQTGDRSVVDDVQAQMMVALLPNEECLELEKKFRQPRMAACVLHSQLTAALATLEGAKAVHSTATDVTFAAQFFHEAVSNNEYVMSLCSAWVMIEDFQGSEDTGDSGESEAASGSVANACTMGLLSLGHPEITVEKSTMDPTELYHLVLSVANYIIHGETMQPGDTLGLAEGGPSISIVEGSHPAGDDIPALRLEISES from the coding sequence ATGGCTACAGACAACGCCGCAAACAACTCCGACGACGCAACCAACCAGCAGGAACAGGGCGGCCAGCAGGAACAGCAGTGGCAGCTCACGCCCAACAGCGTGGACGCGGACCTTGTCAACGGCCCCTTGCTCAACGTGGTGCTCATGGAGAAACTCCCGCAGAAGGAGCAGATCGCTGAGATCCTGCGCAACTCTTGCGGTCACCGACTCGGCGAGATCCAGGATAATCCTTCCGGCGGAGTGACCTGCGAGATCGACGGTAACCACCTCATCAGCATCATGCTGACGGACACTCCCCCACAGGACCCCGAGAACATGTACCGGCTGCACCCGATTCAAACGGGTGACCGCTCGGTCGTTGACGATGTGCAGGCTCAAATGATGGTGGCCCTGCTGCCCAATGAGGAATGTCTTGAGCTGGAGAAGAAGTTCCGCCAGCCCCGCATGGCGGCGTGCGTGCTGCACTCTCAGCTCACGGCAGCCCTGGCCACTCTTGAGGGCGCGAAGGCCGTACATTCCACGGCCACGGATGTGACCTTTGCGGCGCAGTTCTTCCACGAGGCCGTGAGCAACAACGAATACGTGATGTCGCTGTGCTCGGCGTGGGTGATGATCGAGGATTTTCAGGGCTCTGAGGATACTGGGGACTCCGGGGAGTCTGAAGCCGCAAGCGGCTCTGTGGCCAACGCCTGCACCATGGGCCTGCTGTCACTGGGCCACCCGGAGATTACCGTGGAAAAATCCACGATGGATCCGACGGAGCTGTACCACCTGGTGCTGAGCGTGGCGAACTACATCATTCACGGGGAAACGATGCAGCCGGGTGACACCCTCGGTCTCGCGGAGGGTGGTCCCTCCATCTCGATCGTCGAAGGCTCTCACCCGGCTGGGGACGATATCCCGGCACTGCGGCTGGAGATTTCGGAGAGCTAG
- a CDS encoding fasciclin domain-containing protein has protein sequence MTTRGITLKTAALAGIATLSLGLAACSDDNSADVSSATSAAGSAASEATSAAASGASEATDAMSNDKGEDLVGPGCAAYADAHPDGPASVAELKNQNIVEAVGNVPELSTLAQALSGKLNPEVDLVPVLKDGEWTVFAPTDDAFSKLDAATVDKLKQDPELLKSILTYHVVKGQAAPADAIGTHTTVNGKDVTVKESGSHIMVNDSKVACGGIKTKNATVYLIDTVLMPN, from the coding sequence ATGACCACCCGTGGAATCACCCTGAAGACCGCCGCCCTCGCGGGCATCGCCACCCTCTCCCTGGGGCTGGCCGCATGCTCCGACGACAACAGCGCGGATGTCTCGTCCGCCACATCCGCCGCCGGCTCCGCCGCATCCGAAGCGACCTCCGCAGCGGCTTCTGGTGCCTCCGAAGCCACCGACGCTATGTCCAACGACAAGGGCGAAGACCTCGTCGGCCCGGGTTGCGCCGCCTACGCCGACGCCCACCCGGACGGCCCCGCATCCGTTGCAGAGCTGAAGAACCAGAACATCGTGGAGGCCGTGGGCAACGTCCCCGAGCTGTCTACCCTCGCGCAGGCCCTCAGCGGCAAGCTCAACCCCGAGGTTGATCTGGTGCCCGTTCTCAAGGATGGCGAGTGGACCGTCTTCGCGCCCACCGACGATGCTTTCTCCAAGCTCGACGCCGCCACGGTCGACAAGCTGAAGCAGGACCCGGAGTTGCTGAAGTCCATCCTGACTTACCACGTCGTTAAGGGGCAGGCTGCCCCGGCTGATGCGATCGGCACCCACACCACCGTTAACGGCAAGGACGTGACGGTGAAGGAATCCGGCAGCCACATCATGGTCAACGATTCCAAGGTGGCGTGCGGTGGTATCAAGACCAAGAACGCCACCGTGTACCTCATCGACACGGTGCTGATGCCGAACTAG
- a CDS encoding sigma-70 family RNA polymerase sigma factor: MDTDSVSSDADILSHVSRGDREAFAELYDRFGDRVYGVCLKVLANRDLAADVAQDVWLQIWHNSSRFDATLGTASGWVLRQAHSKAVDAVRSAEASRRRLHVVGQREAVVRPETPADIYADAEEAQSVRTCLDSLTELQRQAVNLAYYRGMTGREIAAQTGSGLSAIKTRIRDGMLALRRCLASYE, from the coding sequence ATGGACACCGACTCAGTGAGCTCGGATGCCGACATCCTCTCCCACGTCAGCCGTGGCGACCGTGAGGCCTTTGCCGAGCTCTACGATCGTTTCGGCGATCGGGTGTACGGCGTGTGCCTCAAGGTTCTCGCCAATCGGGACCTGGCCGCCGATGTTGCCCAAGACGTCTGGCTTCAGATCTGGCACAATTCTTCTCGGTTCGACGCCACACTCGGCACCGCCTCCGGGTGGGTGCTTCGACAGGCACACTCCAAAGCCGTGGATGCGGTCCGCAGCGCGGAGGCATCGCGCCGGCGGCTCCACGTCGTGGGGCAGCGCGAGGCTGTGGTGCGCCCGGAGACCCCCGCTGATATTTACGCGGATGCTGAGGAGGCACAGTCGGTCCGCACGTGTCTAGACTCGCTGACGGAGTTGCAACGCCAGGCGGTCAACCTCGCGTACTACCGAGGAATGACCGGCCGGGAGATTGCGGCGCAGACTGGTTCAGGACTGTCGGCTATCAAGACGCGGATCCGCGACGGAATGTTGGCTTTGAGGAGGTGTTTGGCGAGCTATGAGTGA
- a CDS encoding anti-sigma factor, with protein sequence MSDRMDFTDEQISKDDAQSWASLVALNAVDAEDQPTIDACRAAYPDFDRWVAEFADDAADLGLTAQAPAPPELRSAVLNAVAGDSRAQPAQPAKSQPSGTQPGPPRRGFITFSAAAVVILTLVISFVPLPFGKDNATEPPVAQAVTEQAEVAGGTVKLNYVPGGGTGTLTLNSVPAPAPGTAYQMWVRKGEEPAQSVGVMETEDVTPEMQAEVPDLRGAKEFMISLEPAGGSETPSSTTLVDFNLEG encoded by the coding sequence ATGAGTGATCGAATGGACTTCACTGACGAGCAGATCTCGAAGGATGATGCCCAGTCGTGGGCGTCTCTGGTGGCTCTCAATGCCGTGGACGCCGAAGACCAGCCCACCATCGACGCGTGCCGTGCTGCCTACCCCGACTTCGATCGGTGGGTGGCCGAGTTCGCCGATGATGCCGCTGACCTTGGTCTTACGGCGCAGGCCCCGGCTCCGCCGGAGCTGCGCTCGGCGGTGTTGAATGCCGTCGCTGGCGATTCCAGAGCCCAGCCCGCCCAGCCCGCCAAATCCCAACCTTCCGGCACCCAGCCCGGCCCGCCGCGCCGCGGTTTCATCACCTTCTCCGCCGCAGCCGTGGTGATCTTGACCTTGGTGATCAGCTTCGTTCCCCTGCCATTTGGCAAGGACAACGCCACCGAGCCACCCGTTGCCCAGGCGGTGACGGAGCAGGCAGAAGTCGCCGGTGGCACGGTGAAGCTCAATTACGTACCGGGCGGCGGAACCGGAACCTTGACGCTCAATTCTGTACCGGCCCCCGCCCCGGGAACGGCCTACCAGATGTGGGTGCGCAAGGGCGAGGAACCCGCTCAGTCGGTAGGCGTCATGGAAACCGAGGATGTCACCCCAGAGATGCAGGCCGAGGTTCCTGACCTGCGGGGTGCCAAGGAGTTCATGATCTCCCTCGAGCCCGCCGGCGGGTCGGAGACTCCCTCCAGCACCACGCTGGTGGACTTCAACTTGGAGGGCTAG
- a CDS encoding ATP-dependent 6-phosphofructokinase, with amino-acid sequence MRIATLTSGGDCPGLNAVIRGIVRTAAGKGHTVVGFEDGWEGLLEDRRMQLYDDDHIDRILRRGGTILGTGRLHPDDFKAGIDRVKANLADAGIDALIPIGGEGTLKGARFLHDNGVPVIGVPKTIDNDVNGTDYTFGFDSAVAVATDAIDRLHTTAESHNRVMIVEVMGRHVGWIALHAGMAGGAHEILIPEFPFDIEDVCRRMARRFQLGEKYGIIVVAEGALPKEGTLEVGEREVDQFGHEKFQNISGLIAREIENRLDTDVRSTVLGHIQRGGTPTAFDRVLATRFGVNAAKAAIRGEFGKVVALKGQHIEMIGFEEAVGTLKEVPLRRYDTATSLFG; translated from the coding sequence ATGCGAATTGCGACCTTGACCAGTGGTGGAGATTGCCCCGGATTGAACGCTGTGATCCGAGGTATTGTGCGAACAGCGGCAGGCAAGGGGCACACCGTCGTGGGATTTGAGGACGGCTGGGAAGGCCTCCTCGAAGATCGCCGAATGCAGCTCTACGACGATGACCACATCGACCGCATCCTGCGCCGGGGCGGCACCATCCTGGGTACCGGGCGCCTGCACCCAGACGATTTCAAGGCGGGCATCGATCGGGTCAAGGCTAACCTCGCCGATGCGGGCATCGACGCGCTGATCCCGATCGGCGGCGAGGGCACGCTCAAGGGCGCACGGTTCCTGCACGACAACGGCGTGCCGGTGATCGGCGTGCCCAAGACCATCGACAACGACGTCAACGGCACCGACTACACCTTCGGTTTCGATAGTGCCGTGGCCGTGGCGACGGACGCCATCGACCGGCTCCACACCACCGCCGAATCCCACAACCGCGTGATGATCGTGGAGGTCATGGGCCGCCACGTGGGCTGGATCGCGCTGCATGCCGGCATGGCCGGTGGCGCGCACGAAATCCTCATCCCCGAATTCCCCTTCGACATCGAAGACGTGTGCCGCCGCATGGCGCGGAGGTTCCAGCTCGGCGAGAAGTACGGCATCATCGTGGTCGCCGAAGGCGCCCTGCCCAAGGAGGGAACGCTCGAGGTCGGTGAGCGTGAGGTTGACCAGTTCGGCCATGAGAAATTCCAGAACATCAGCGGGCTGATCGCCCGCGAGATCGAAAACCGCCTGGATACGGATGTGCGCTCCACGGTCCTGGGGCACATTCAGCGCGGCGGTACGCCGACCGCCTTCGACCGCGTGTTGGCCACCCGCTTCGGCGTGAATGCCGCCAAGGCCGCGATCCGCGGTGAGTTCGGCAAGGTGGTGGCCCTCAAGGGCCAGCACATCGAGATGATCGGCTTCGAGGAAGCAGTGGGCACCCTCAAGGAGGTGCCGCTGCGCCGCTACGACACCGCCACCTCGCTGTTCGGCTAG
- a CDS encoding FeoC-like transcriptional regulator, translated as MSGPLARVRQAIESGAKSRKEICELSGLQPSMVDVAIEHLQRMGMLVQESLGSSCAGGGCSSCPSGKSDGTPGCGGPGTTSRGPVALVLTASPRRNP; from the coding sequence ATGAGTGGTCCGCTAGCCCGCGTGCGCCAAGCAATCGAAAGCGGTGCGAAGAGCCGAAAAGAGATCTGCGAGCTCTCTGGGCTCCAACCCAGCATGGTCGATGTCGCCATCGAACATCTGCAGCGCATGGGAATGCTCGTGCAAGAAAGCCTGGGGTCAAGCTGCGCTGGCGGGGGATGCTCCAGCTGCCCATCGGGCAAATCCGATGGAACCCCCGGCTGCGGCGGACCTGGGACAACGAGTAGGGGACCGGTGGCGCTGGTGCTGACGGCGTCGCCGCGACGAAACCCCTAG
- the feoB gene encoding ferrous iron transport protein B, protein MAGPSCHSTQSLAPSPPGTPVIALVGAPNAGKSTLFNALTRSKATMGNWPGTTVEISRGRWKTSEQLYDVIDYPGAYSLDPQSPDEEFTREHLVDRPQSERPDLVIVAVDASNLARGLYMVAQLAELPYRLVVVLTKVDVAASHGVTVDAQALEHAMGLPVVALDPRRRTLGAIEDVVEQQLNRPLESVVPVRDAGTTDGDATSDDLDFLAADARFEWVDRMVQASTTEDTPRRSFSDAIDRVVLHPFAGSIVFLAAMWLVFQITTTVAAPLQDGLDSFFNGTVATFVENAFDAAHITNGIVRGFVINGLIGGVGMVLTFAPLMAIMFLCLAILEDSGYMARAAVVADRVMRSIGLPGKAFLPLIVGFGCNVPAISATRVLSDAQHRIMTCLLVPFTSCSARLTVYVMIATIFFPSNSGTVVFAMYVISILLVVVAGLLLRNTLWKTMGSEPLVMDLPVYQLPTPRLALSVTWMRLKGFLKTAGGIIVATVAIIWALQSAPVVSGYSFADPDLEPRDSAYGAISQTIAPVFEPAGFGSWSLTGPLITGFVAKEAVISTWAQTYSVADPTADDAADGAAGGPGAQAAGTLSEKVRQDFDAASHGRTIPAVWAYMVFLLAYTPCVATLAAQRREIGLKWTAFGLVMQLTVAWLLAVAVFQGLSAIMA, encoded by the coding sequence ATGGCCGGGCCATCCTGCCACTCCACACAGTCCTTGGCCCCCAGCCCGCCCGGCACCCCAGTCATCGCACTCGTTGGCGCACCCAATGCGGGCAAGTCGACGCTGTTCAACGCCCTCACGCGCTCCAAAGCGACCATGGGAAACTGGCCCGGCACGACCGTCGAGATCTCCCGCGGACGCTGGAAGACTAGCGAGCAGCTGTACGACGTCATCGACTATCCCGGCGCCTACTCACTGGATCCGCAGAGCCCCGATGAGGAATTCACCCGGGAACACCTCGTCGATAGGCCGCAGTCAGAACGCCCTGACCTCGTCATCGTCGCCGTCGATGCCTCCAACCTGGCCCGCGGGCTGTACATGGTCGCCCAGCTCGCCGAGCTTCCCTACCGGCTCGTGGTGGTGCTGACGAAGGTGGACGTTGCGGCATCCCACGGCGTCACTGTCGATGCTCAGGCCCTCGAGCACGCGATGGGTCTGCCTGTCGTTGCGCTCGATCCGCGGCGTCGAACATTGGGAGCTATCGAAGACGTGGTGGAACAGCAGCTGAACCGCCCGTTGGAGAGCGTGGTTCCCGTGCGAGACGCCGGTACCACCGACGGCGATGCCACGAGCGATGACCTCGACTTCCTCGCAGCCGACGCCCGCTTCGAGTGGGTCGACCGGATGGTGCAAGCCAGCACCACCGAGGACACCCCGCGCCGATCGTTCAGCGACGCAATCGACCGGGTGGTGCTGCATCCATTCGCCGGATCAATCGTCTTCCTCGCCGCAATGTGGTTGGTCTTTCAGATCACCACCACCGTGGCCGCACCACTGCAGGATGGGCTCGACTCGTTCTTCAACGGCACCGTCGCCACGTTCGTAGAAAACGCCTTCGACGCCGCACATATCACGAACGGAATCGTCCGTGGTTTCGTCATCAACGGCCTGATCGGTGGCGTGGGCATGGTGCTCACGTTTGCCCCGCTCATGGCCATCATGTTCCTGTGCCTGGCGATCCTCGAGGACTCGGGATACATGGCACGCGCCGCCGTGGTCGCCGATCGCGTCATGCGATCCATCGGCCTTCCAGGCAAGGCGTTCCTGCCGCTCATCGTGGGCTTCGGCTGCAACGTGCCGGCGATCTCCGCTACACGCGTGCTCTCCGACGCCCAGCATCGCATCATGACATGCCTGCTCGTGCCGTTCACGTCCTGTTCGGCCCGCCTCACCGTCTACGTGATGATCGCCACGATCTTCTTCCCCTCGAACAGCGGCACCGTGGTGTTCGCCATGTACGTCATCTCGATTCTGCTGGTGGTCGTGGCCGGACTCCTGCTGCGCAACACTTTGTGGAAAACGATGGGTTCCGAACCGTTGGTCATGGACCTTCCCGTCTACCAGCTTCCAACGCCCCGCCTGGCGCTGTCCGTGACGTGGATGCGGCTCAAAGGTTTCCTCAAGACCGCCGGTGGCATCATCGTCGCGACTGTCGCAATCATCTGGGCTCTGCAGTCCGCGCCCGTGGTATCGGGTTACAGTTTCGCGGACCCGGATCTAGAGCCACGCGATAGCGCCTACGGTGCAATCTCCCAGACCATCGCCCCGGTTTTTGAACCCGCCGGCTTCGGATCATGGTCGCTGACAGGCCCATTGATCACGGGCTTTGTGGCCAAAGAGGCCGTCATCTCCACATGGGCACAGACCTACTCGGTCGCCGATCCCACTGCGGATGATGCTGCGGACGGTGCTGCCGGTGGTCCCGGTGCCCAAGCCGCCGGGACGCTCTCCGAGAAGGTTCGCCAGGACTTCGACGCCGCCTCACACGGGCGCACCATCCCTGCCGTGTGGGCATACATGGTGTTCCTGCTGGCCTACACGCCCTGCGTTGCCACACTGGCGGCCCAGCGCAGAGAAATTGGGCTGAAGTGGACAGCGTTCGGACTGGTCATGCAACTCACGGTCGCGTGGCTGCTCGCGGTTGCCGTGTTCCAAGGACTGAGCGCGATCATGGCCTAG
- a CDS encoding FeoA family protein, with the protein MNLLRMKADRNAAGLATMERPAMQRPAAERSPIECPTRRTLRDVPVGQAAVIKSYQDAGQGRRQQARRLAELGLRPGVEVTIVQKTSGGGRVIKLGQSRYALDATVLAKFPVEA; encoded by the coding sequence GTGAATCTGTTGCGGATGAAGGCTGATCGGAACGCTGCTGGTCTGGCGACCATGGAGCGCCCGGCAATGCAGCGCCCAGCTGCGGAACGCTCGCCGATCGAATGCCCGACGCGGCGCACCCTTCGCGATGTTCCCGTCGGACAGGCAGCAGTGATCAAGTCCTACCAGGACGCCGGGCAGGGTCGGCGCCAACAGGCGCGTCGGCTCGCTGAACTCGGGCTGCGTCCCGGGGTAGAGGTCACGATCGTTCAGAAGACCTCGGGCGGAGGCCGGGTCATCAAGCTTGGACAATCCCGCTACGCGCTAGATGCCACCGTGCTCGCCAAGTTCCCCGTCGAGGCCTAG
- a CDS encoding DHA2 family efflux MFS transporter permease subunit yields MSGARTTEGTNYPALPLPLGDAWRALLALCIGFFMILLDQTIVAVAMPDLQTDLGASYGQVIWINSVYLLFFAVPLLVTGRMGDRWGPRNLYIGGMVVFTLSSLACGLSQGVGWLITARATQGLGASLLVPQTMSVINRVFPRERRGSALGAWGAVAGIANLAGPLLGGLIMRVASWHWIFFINVPIGVVSVALVSRWVPRFKLTPKPIDGVSIALSMTAMTCLIFAIQEGTRADWSWYIWALIVLSVVLIVVFIRRQEAVAATGRDPVIPLELFHRRDFSFGNISIFTMGFTITGMMVPVMLYLQQVHHLSPMGSALTIMPMAILGGLLAPVVGRLTDRMDPRPLAMIGFGLMALGVGLLVVVMRPGFEPWWVTIVMVVLGLGSPFVWAPNSTITLRDLPPKNAGAGSGMYNTTRQTGSVLGVAVIGAVLQSQAAAGDVGNAFAYSLIPAALVLLVGLWGSAQSRNPS; encoded by the coding sequence GTGAGCGGGGCGCGCACCACGGAGGGTACGAATTACCCGGCGCTCCCGCTGCCACTGGGCGATGCTTGGCGCGCTCTGCTCGCCTTGTGCATCGGTTTTTTCATGATCCTGCTGGATCAAACCATCGTGGCGGTGGCGATGCCGGATCTGCAGACCGACCTCGGCGCCAGCTACGGCCAGGTCATCTGGATTAACTCCGTCTACCTGCTGTTTTTCGCCGTGCCGCTGTTGGTCACCGGGCGCATGGGCGATCGGTGGGGCCCGCGCAATCTGTATATCGGGGGTATGGTGGTCTTCACGTTGTCGTCGCTGGCCTGCGGTTTATCGCAGGGCGTGGGGTGGCTCATCACCGCCCGCGCTACGCAGGGCCTCGGCGCCAGCCTGCTCGTCCCGCAAACCATGAGCGTGATCAACCGCGTGTTCCCCCGCGAGCGCCGCGGTTCGGCCCTTGGAGCGTGGGGCGCGGTGGCGGGTATCGCGAACCTCGCCGGACCACTGCTGGGTGGGCTCATCATGAGGGTGGCGAGCTGGCACTGGATTTTCTTCATTAACGTCCCGATCGGCGTGGTGTCTGTAGCGCTGGTCTCCCGCTGGGTGCCGCGGTTCAAGCTCACGCCGAAGCCCATCGACGGGGTTTCCATCGCCCTGTCCATGACCGCCATGACCTGCCTCATCTTCGCCATCCAGGAGGGCACCCGGGCGGACTGGAGTTGGTACATATGGGCTCTGATTGTCCTGTCGGTCGTCTTGATCGTTGTTTTTATTCGACGCCAAGAGGCCGTCGCCGCCACCGGCCGCGATCCGGTGATTCCACTGGAGCTCTTCCACAGGCGGGATTTCTCGTTCGGCAATATCTCCATCTTCACCATGGGCTTCACGATCACCGGCATGATGGTGCCCGTGATGCTGTACCTGCAGCAGGTGCACCACTTGAGCCCGATGGGGTCGGCGTTGACGATCATGCCGATGGCGATCCTCGGTGGCTTGCTGGCCCCGGTGGTGGGGCGGCTGACCGACCGGATGGATCCCCGTCCGCTGGCGATGATCGGTTTCGGCCTCATGGCGCTGGGCGTGGGCCTGTTGGTGGTGGTGATGCGCCCCGGCTTCGAGCCGTGGTGGGTGACCATCGTCATGGTGGTGCTGGGCTTGGGAAGTCCGTTCGTGTGGGCACCCAATTCCACGATCACGCTGAGGGACCTGCCGCCGAAAAATGCGGGCGCTGGCTCGGGTATGTACAACACCACGCGCCAGACGGGATCCGTGCTCGGCGTGGCGGTCATCGGCGCGGTGCTGCAGTCGCAGGCCGCGGCGGGGGATGTGGGAAATGCGTTTGCGTACTCGCTGATTCCTGCGGCACTGGTGTTGCTGGTGGGGCTGTGGGGGAGTGCTCAGTCGCGCAATCCCAGCTAG